A window of Citrus sinensis cultivar Valencia sweet orange chromosome 7, DVS_A1.0, whole genome shotgun sequence contains these coding sequences:
- the LOC102624205 gene encoding kinesin-like protein KIN-4A isoform X1, with protein MDTASENCSVKVAVHVRPLIGDERAQGCKECVAVTHGNPQVQIGTHSFTFDHVYGNGGSPSSAMFGECVAPLVDGLFQGYNATVLAYGQTGSGKTYTMGTGLREGFQTGLIPQVMNALFNKIETLRHQMEFQLHVSFIEILKEEVRDLLDSVSVSKSVTANGHAGKVSISGRPPIQIRESSNGVITLAGSTEVAVNTLQEMAACLEQGSLSRATGSTNMNNQSSRSHAIFTITLEQMRKLHSVSPDNGTPDEDMDEEYFCAKLHLVDLAGSERAKRTGSDGLRLKEGIHINRGLLALGNVISALGDEKKRREGVHVPYRDSKLTRLLQDSLGGNSKTVMIACISPADINAEESLNTLKYANRARNIQNKPVVNRDLISSDMQKLRQQLKYLQAELCARAGGAPSDEVQVLKGRIAWLEATNEDLCQELHEYRSRRAVVEHCETDAQEGPVSFVKSDGLKRGFQSIDSSDYQMDEAVSDGNSSEIEEVAKEWEHALWQNTMDKELNELNKRLEQKESEMKLFGDVDTEALRHHFGKKIMELEGEKRIVQQERDRLLAEIENLAANSDGHTQKMQDGHTLKLKALEAQILELKKKQESQVELLKQKHKSDEAAKRLQAEIQSIKAQKVQLQNKIKQEAEQFRQWKASREKELLQLKKEGRKNEFERHKLEALNQRQKMVLQRKTEEAAIATKRLKELLEARKSSARENSVNSTGYTTPTGQSNEKSLQKWLEHELEVSANVHEVRFKYEKQSQVQAALADELTILKQVDQLSLNGHSPQRGKNGHSRLSSLSPNARMERIASLENMLNMSSKALVEMASQLSEAEERERALVGRGRWNHLRFMGDAKNLLQYMFNVAAETRFQLWEKDTEIKEIKEQLNDLVALLKQSEAQRKELVKEQRMREQAVTIALASSASGIQQGSSWNSSKHFADDMSGPLSPVSLPAPKQLKFTPGIVNGSVRESAAFVDQTRKMVPVGHLSMKKLATVGQPGKLWRWKRSHHQWLLQFKWKWQKPWKLSEWIKHSDETIMKSRPRPQVLVDMM; from the exons ATGGATACGGCGTCGGAGAATTGTAGTGTGAAGGTGGCCGTTCATGTACGTCCGTTAATCGGCGATGAACGTGCCCAGGGCTGTAAAGAATGTGTCGCCGTTACTCATGGAAACCCTCAG GTACAAATTGGAACACATTCGTTCACATTCGATCATGTCTATGGGAATGGTGGTTCTCCATCATCTGCCATGTTTGGAGAGTGCGTGGCTCCTCTTGTTGATGGTTTATTCCAAGGATATAATGCTACTGTGCTTGCTTACGGTCAG ACAGGATCTGGCAAAACATACACCATGGGTACTGGCCTCAGAGAAGGCTTCCAGACAGGATTAATTCCGCAAGTTATGAATGCTCTATTCAACAAAATTGAGACATTGAGACATCAAATGGAGTTCCAATTACATGTTTCTTTCATTGAG attttgaaGGAAGAAGTGAGGGACTTGCTGGATTCTGTATCTGTAAGCAAGTCAGTGACTGCTAATGGACATGCTGGGAAAGTTTCCATTTCTGGGAGGCCGCCAATACAAATTCGTGAATCATCAAATGGAGTCATAACACTTGCAGGATCAACTGAGGTTGCTGTTAATACGTTACAGGAGATGGCTGCTTGTCTGGAGCAAGGATCTTTGAGCCGTGCAACAGGGAGTACAAATATGAACAACCAGTCGAG TCGGTCCCATGCAATCTTCACAATCACTTTAGAACAAATGCGCAAACTCCATTCAGTTTCTCCTGATAATGGCACTCCAGATGAGGATATGGATGAAGAATATTTCTGTGCAAAGCTCCATTTGGTTGATCTGGCTGGATCAGAAAGAGCTAAAAGAACAGGTTCTGATGGTCTTCGATTGAAAGAAG GTATTCACATTAACAGGGGGCTTCTAGCACTTGGTAATGTCATCAGTGCGCTAGGAGATGAGAAAAAGCGTAGAGAGGGTGTGCATGTTCCTTACCGAGACAGTAAATTGACTCGACTCTTGCAG GATTCACTTGGTGGGAACAGCAAAACTGTTATGATAG CTTGCATAAGCCCCGCTGATATCAATGCTGAGGAAAGTCTGAACACTCTCAAATATGCAAATCGTGCTCGCAATATTCAGAATAAGCCTGTT GTCAATAGAGATTTAATATCCAGTGATATGCAAAAGTTGCGCCAGCAGCTAAAATACTTGCAAGCTGAACTTTGTGCTCGTGCTGGAGGAGCTCCGTCAGATGAAGTGCAG GTTCTAAAGGGAAGAATTGCTTGGCTAGAGGCTACTAATGAGGACCTTTGTCAAGAACTTCATGAATATCGCAGCAGACGTGCTGTTGTGGAGCACTGTGAAACTGATGCTCAA GAAGGTCCAGTCAGTTTTGTCAAAAGTGATGGACTCAAGAGGGGCTTTCAGAGTATAGACTCATCTGATTATCAGATGGATGAAGCTGTATCAG ATGGAAATTCCTCAGAAATTGAGGAAGTAGCAAAAGAATGGGAGCATGCACTTTGGCAGAATACCATGGATAAAGAATTGAATGAGTTAAACAAACGTTTGGAGCAGAAAGAG TCTGAGATGAAACTTTTTGGTGACGTTGATACCGAAGCTCTCAGGCATCACTTCGGGAAGAAAATTATGGAACTTGAAGGAGAGAAAAGGATTGTGCAG CAAGAGAGAGATCGTTTGCTGGCTGAAATAGAGAACCTTGCGGCAAATTCCGATGGACATACTCAGAAAATGCAAGATGGTCATACTCTGAAATTAAAAGCACTCGAAGCTCAG ATTTTAGAGCTtaagaaaaaacaagaaagccaagttgagcttttaaagcaaaaacataaaagtGATGAAGCAGCAAAGCGGCTACAAGCTGAAATTCAGTCTATTAAGGCTCAAAAg GTTCAGTTGCAGAATAAAATCAAACAGGAGGCAGAACAATTTCGACAGTGGAAGGCCTCCCGAGAAAAGGAATTGCTGCAG CTCAAGAAGGAGGGGAGGAAAAATGAGTTTGAGCGACATAAACTTGAAGCACTGAATCAACGCCAGAAAATG GTTCTTCAAAGAAAGACAGAGGAAGCAGCAATTGCTACCAAAAGGCTAAAAGAGTTGCTGGAAGCTCGCAAGTCATCTGCACGTGAAAACTCAg TTAATTCCACTGGATATACGACACCAACTGGGCAG agCAATGAAAAATCTCTGCAAAAGTGGCTTGAACATGAGCTAGAAGTTTCTGCAAATGTGCATGAAGTTCGTTTCAAATATGAAAAGCAAAGCCAAGT aCAAGCTGCATTGGCAGATGAGTTAACCATACTGAAACAAGTGGACCAGCTATCTTTAAACGGGCATAGTCCACAGAGAGGGAAAAATGGACATTCCAG GTTGTCGTCCTTGTCACCAAATGCAAGAATGGAGAGAATAGCTTCTCTGGAGAACATGCTGAACATGTCTTCAAAAGCACTCGTGGAAATGGCTTCTCAACTTTCAGAGGCAGAAGAAAGGGAACGTGCCTTAGTTGGTCGTGGACGTTGGAACCATTTACGCTTTATGGGAGATGCTAAAAATTTGCTTCAATATATGTTCAATGTTGCTGCAGAAACAAG ATTCCAGTTGTGGGAAAAAGATACAGAAATTAAAGAGATCAAAGAGCAACTAAATGACCTCGTAGCTTTACTTAAGCAAAGTGAAGCCCAAAGAAAAGAACTAGTGAAGGAGCAAAGGATGAGAGAGCAGGCTGTTACCATTGCCTTGGCTAGCTCAGCTTCG GGAATCCAGCAGGGAAGCTCATGGAATTCATCGAAGCACTTTGCAGATGACATGAGTGGACCCTTATCTCCTGTGTCACTTCCAGCACCAAAGCAACTCAAATTTACACCTGGGATTGTTAATGGTTCAGTTCGAGAGTCAGCAGCATTTGTAGACCAGACACGAAAG ATGGTTCCGGTTGGTCACTTGTCAATGAAGAAACTGGCAACTGTAGGACAACCTGGAAAACTCTGGAGGTGGAAGAGGAGCCATCATCAGTGGCTGCTTCAGTTCAAATGGAAGTGGCAAAAGCCATGGAAACTCTCGGAATGGATCAAGCACAGTGATGAGACAATCATGAAGTCTAGACCTCGCCCACAGGTTCTAGTTGATATGATGTGA
- the LOC102624205 gene encoding kinesin-like protein KIN-4A isoform X2 produces the protein MDTASENCSVKVAVHVRPLIGDERAQGCKECVAVTHGNPQVQIGTHSFTFDHVYGNGGSPSSAMFGECVAPLVDGLFQGYNATVLAYGQTGSGKTYTMGTGLREGFQTGLIPQVMNALFNKIETLRHQMEFQLHVSFIEILKEEVRDLLDSVSVSKSVTANGHAGKVSISGRPPIQIRESSNGVITLAGSTEVAVNTLQEMAACLEQGSLSRATGSTNMNNQSSRSHAIFTITLEQMRKLHSVSPDNGTPDEDMDEEYFCAKLHLVDLAGSERAKRTGSDGLRLKEGIHINRGLLALGNVISALGDEKKRREGVHVPYRDSKLTRLLQDSLGGNSKTVMIACISPADINAEESLNTLKYANRARNIQNKPVVNRDLISSDMQKLRQQLKYLQAELCARAGGAPSDEVQVLKGRIAWLEATNEDLCQELHEYRSRRAVVEHCETDAQEGPVSFVKSDGLKRGFQSIDSSDYQMDEAVSDGNSSEIEEVAKEWEHALWQNTMDKELNELNKRLEQKESEMKLFGDVDTEALRHHFGKKIMELEGEKRIVQQERDRLLAEIENLAANSDGHTQKMQDGHTLKLKALEAQILELKKKQESQVELLKQKHKSDEAAKRLQAEIQSIKAQKVQLQNKIKQEAEQFRQWKASREKELLQLKKEGRKNEFERHKLEALNQRQKMVLQRKTEEAAIATKRLKELLEARKSSARENSVNSTGYTTPTGQSNEKSLQKWLEHELEVSANVHEVRFKYEKQSQVQAALADELTILKQVDQLSLNGHSPQRGKNGHSRLSSLSPNARMERIASLENMLNMSSKALVEMASQLSEAEERERALVGRGRWNHLRFMGDAKNLLQYMFNVAAETRFQLWEKDTEIKEIKEQLNDLVALLKQSEAQRKELVKEQRMREQAVTIALASSASQGSSWNSSKHFADDMSGPLSPVSLPAPKQLKFTPGIVNGSVRESAAFVDQTRKMVPVGHLSMKKLATVGQPGKLWRWKRSHHQWLLQFKWKWQKPWKLSEWIKHSDETIMKSRPRPQVLVDMM, from the exons ATGGATACGGCGTCGGAGAATTGTAGTGTGAAGGTGGCCGTTCATGTACGTCCGTTAATCGGCGATGAACGTGCCCAGGGCTGTAAAGAATGTGTCGCCGTTACTCATGGAAACCCTCAG GTACAAATTGGAACACATTCGTTCACATTCGATCATGTCTATGGGAATGGTGGTTCTCCATCATCTGCCATGTTTGGAGAGTGCGTGGCTCCTCTTGTTGATGGTTTATTCCAAGGATATAATGCTACTGTGCTTGCTTACGGTCAG ACAGGATCTGGCAAAACATACACCATGGGTACTGGCCTCAGAGAAGGCTTCCAGACAGGATTAATTCCGCAAGTTATGAATGCTCTATTCAACAAAATTGAGACATTGAGACATCAAATGGAGTTCCAATTACATGTTTCTTTCATTGAG attttgaaGGAAGAAGTGAGGGACTTGCTGGATTCTGTATCTGTAAGCAAGTCAGTGACTGCTAATGGACATGCTGGGAAAGTTTCCATTTCTGGGAGGCCGCCAATACAAATTCGTGAATCATCAAATGGAGTCATAACACTTGCAGGATCAACTGAGGTTGCTGTTAATACGTTACAGGAGATGGCTGCTTGTCTGGAGCAAGGATCTTTGAGCCGTGCAACAGGGAGTACAAATATGAACAACCAGTCGAG TCGGTCCCATGCAATCTTCACAATCACTTTAGAACAAATGCGCAAACTCCATTCAGTTTCTCCTGATAATGGCACTCCAGATGAGGATATGGATGAAGAATATTTCTGTGCAAAGCTCCATTTGGTTGATCTGGCTGGATCAGAAAGAGCTAAAAGAACAGGTTCTGATGGTCTTCGATTGAAAGAAG GTATTCACATTAACAGGGGGCTTCTAGCACTTGGTAATGTCATCAGTGCGCTAGGAGATGAGAAAAAGCGTAGAGAGGGTGTGCATGTTCCTTACCGAGACAGTAAATTGACTCGACTCTTGCAG GATTCACTTGGTGGGAACAGCAAAACTGTTATGATAG CTTGCATAAGCCCCGCTGATATCAATGCTGAGGAAAGTCTGAACACTCTCAAATATGCAAATCGTGCTCGCAATATTCAGAATAAGCCTGTT GTCAATAGAGATTTAATATCCAGTGATATGCAAAAGTTGCGCCAGCAGCTAAAATACTTGCAAGCTGAACTTTGTGCTCGTGCTGGAGGAGCTCCGTCAGATGAAGTGCAG GTTCTAAAGGGAAGAATTGCTTGGCTAGAGGCTACTAATGAGGACCTTTGTCAAGAACTTCATGAATATCGCAGCAGACGTGCTGTTGTGGAGCACTGTGAAACTGATGCTCAA GAAGGTCCAGTCAGTTTTGTCAAAAGTGATGGACTCAAGAGGGGCTTTCAGAGTATAGACTCATCTGATTATCAGATGGATGAAGCTGTATCAG ATGGAAATTCCTCAGAAATTGAGGAAGTAGCAAAAGAATGGGAGCATGCACTTTGGCAGAATACCATGGATAAAGAATTGAATGAGTTAAACAAACGTTTGGAGCAGAAAGAG TCTGAGATGAAACTTTTTGGTGACGTTGATACCGAAGCTCTCAGGCATCACTTCGGGAAGAAAATTATGGAACTTGAAGGAGAGAAAAGGATTGTGCAG CAAGAGAGAGATCGTTTGCTGGCTGAAATAGAGAACCTTGCGGCAAATTCCGATGGACATACTCAGAAAATGCAAGATGGTCATACTCTGAAATTAAAAGCACTCGAAGCTCAG ATTTTAGAGCTtaagaaaaaacaagaaagccaagttgagcttttaaagcaaaaacataaaagtGATGAAGCAGCAAAGCGGCTACAAGCTGAAATTCAGTCTATTAAGGCTCAAAAg GTTCAGTTGCAGAATAAAATCAAACAGGAGGCAGAACAATTTCGACAGTGGAAGGCCTCCCGAGAAAAGGAATTGCTGCAG CTCAAGAAGGAGGGGAGGAAAAATGAGTTTGAGCGACATAAACTTGAAGCACTGAATCAACGCCAGAAAATG GTTCTTCAAAGAAAGACAGAGGAAGCAGCAATTGCTACCAAAAGGCTAAAAGAGTTGCTGGAAGCTCGCAAGTCATCTGCACGTGAAAACTCAg TTAATTCCACTGGATATACGACACCAACTGGGCAG agCAATGAAAAATCTCTGCAAAAGTGGCTTGAACATGAGCTAGAAGTTTCTGCAAATGTGCATGAAGTTCGTTTCAAATATGAAAAGCAAAGCCAAGT aCAAGCTGCATTGGCAGATGAGTTAACCATACTGAAACAAGTGGACCAGCTATCTTTAAACGGGCATAGTCCACAGAGAGGGAAAAATGGACATTCCAG GTTGTCGTCCTTGTCACCAAATGCAAGAATGGAGAGAATAGCTTCTCTGGAGAACATGCTGAACATGTCTTCAAAAGCACTCGTGGAAATGGCTTCTCAACTTTCAGAGGCAGAAGAAAGGGAACGTGCCTTAGTTGGTCGTGGACGTTGGAACCATTTACGCTTTATGGGAGATGCTAAAAATTTGCTTCAATATATGTTCAATGTTGCTGCAGAAACAAG ATTCCAGTTGTGGGAAAAAGATACAGAAATTAAAGAGATCAAAGAGCAACTAAATGACCTCGTAGCTTTACTTAAGCAAAGTGAAGCCCAAAGAAAAGAACTAGTGAAGGAGCAAAGGATGAGAGAGCAGGCTGTTACCATTGCCTTGGCTAGCTCAGCTTCG CAGGGAAGCTCATGGAATTCATCGAAGCACTTTGCAGATGACATGAGTGGACCCTTATCTCCTGTGTCACTTCCAGCACCAAAGCAACTCAAATTTACACCTGGGATTGTTAATGGTTCAGTTCGAGAGTCAGCAGCATTTGTAGACCAGACACGAAAG ATGGTTCCGGTTGGTCACTTGTCAATGAAGAAACTGGCAACTGTAGGACAACCTGGAAAACTCTGGAGGTGGAAGAGGAGCCATCATCAGTGGCTGCTTCAGTTCAAATGGAAGTGGCAAAAGCCATGGAAACTCTCGGAATGGATCAAGCACAGTGATGAGACAATCATGAAGTCTAGACCTCGCCCACAGGTTCTAGTTGATATGATGTGA
- the LOC102624205 gene encoding kinesin-like protein KIN-4A isoform X3 — MDTASENCSVKVAVHVRPLIGDERAQGCKECVAVTHGNPQVQIGTHSFTFDHVYGNGGSPSSAMFGECVAPLVDGLFQGYNATVLAYGQTGSGKTYTMGTGLREGFQTGLIPQVMNALFNKIETLRHQMEFQLHVSFIEILKEEVRDLLDSVSVSKSVTANGHAGKVSISGRPPIQIRESSNGVITLAGSTEVAVNTLQEMAACLEQGSLSRATGSTNMNNQSSRSHAIFTITLEQMRKLHSVSPDNGTPDEDMDEEYFCAKLHLVDLAGSERAKRTGSDGLRLKEGIHINRGLLALGNVISALGDEKKRREGVHVPYRDSKLTRLLQDSLGGNSKTVMIACISPADINAEESLNTLKYANRARNIQNKPVVNRDLISSDMQKLRQQLKYLQAELCARAGGAPSDEVQVLKGRIAWLEATNEDLCQELHEYRSRRAVVEHCETDAQEGPVSFVKSDGLKRGFQSIDSSDYQMDEAVSDGNSSEIEEVAKEWEHALWQNTMDKELNELNKRLEQKESEMKLFGDVDTEALRHHFGKKIMELEGEKRIVQQERDRLLAEIENLAANSDGHTQKMQDGHTLKLKALEAQILELKKKQESQVELLKQKHKSDEAAKRLQAEIQSIKAQKVQLQNKIKQEAEQFRQWKASREKELLQLKKEGRKNEFERHKLEALNQRQKMVLQRKTEEAAIATKRLKELLEARKSSARENSVNSTGYTTPTGQSNEKSLQKWLEHELEVSANVHEVRFKYEKQSQVQAALADELTILKQVDQLSLNGHSPQRGKNGHSRLSSLSPNARMERIASLENMLNMSSKALVEMASQLSEAEERERALVGRGRWNHLRFMGDAKNLLQYMFNVAAETRFQLWEKDTEIKEIKEQLNDLVALLKQSEAQRKELVKEQRMREQAVTIALASSASGSSWNSSKHFADDMSGPLSPVSLPAPKQLKFTPGIVNGSVRESAAFVDQTRKMVPVGHLSMKKLATVGQPGKLWRWKRSHHQWLLQFKWKWQKPWKLSEWIKHSDETIMKSRPRPQVLVDMM, encoded by the exons ATGGATACGGCGTCGGAGAATTGTAGTGTGAAGGTGGCCGTTCATGTACGTCCGTTAATCGGCGATGAACGTGCCCAGGGCTGTAAAGAATGTGTCGCCGTTACTCATGGAAACCCTCAG GTACAAATTGGAACACATTCGTTCACATTCGATCATGTCTATGGGAATGGTGGTTCTCCATCATCTGCCATGTTTGGAGAGTGCGTGGCTCCTCTTGTTGATGGTTTATTCCAAGGATATAATGCTACTGTGCTTGCTTACGGTCAG ACAGGATCTGGCAAAACATACACCATGGGTACTGGCCTCAGAGAAGGCTTCCAGACAGGATTAATTCCGCAAGTTATGAATGCTCTATTCAACAAAATTGAGACATTGAGACATCAAATGGAGTTCCAATTACATGTTTCTTTCATTGAG attttgaaGGAAGAAGTGAGGGACTTGCTGGATTCTGTATCTGTAAGCAAGTCAGTGACTGCTAATGGACATGCTGGGAAAGTTTCCATTTCTGGGAGGCCGCCAATACAAATTCGTGAATCATCAAATGGAGTCATAACACTTGCAGGATCAACTGAGGTTGCTGTTAATACGTTACAGGAGATGGCTGCTTGTCTGGAGCAAGGATCTTTGAGCCGTGCAACAGGGAGTACAAATATGAACAACCAGTCGAG TCGGTCCCATGCAATCTTCACAATCACTTTAGAACAAATGCGCAAACTCCATTCAGTTTCTCCTGATAATGGCACTCCAGATGAGGATATGGATGAAGAATATTTCTGTGCAAAGCTCCATTTGGTTGATCTGGCTGGATCAGAAAGAGCTAAAAGAACAGGTTCTGATGGTCTTCGATTGAAAGAAG GTATTCACATTAACAGGGGGCTTCTAGCACTTGGTAATGTCATCAGTGCGCTAGGAGATGAGAAAAAGCGTAGAGAGGGTGTGCATGTTCCTTACCGAGACAGTAAATTGACTCGACTCTTGCAG GATTCACTTGGTGGGAACAGCAAAACTGTTATGATAG CTTGCATAAGCCCCGCTGATATCAATGCTGAGGAAAGTCTGAACACTCTCAAATATGCAAATCGTGCTCGCAATATTCAGAATAAGCCTGTT GTCAATAGAGATTTAATATCCAGTGATATGCAAAAGTTGCGCCAGCAGCTAAAATACTTGCAAGCTGAACTTTGTGCTCGTGCTGGAGGAGCTCCGTCAGATGAAGTGCAG GTTCTAAAGGGAAGAATTGCTTGGCTAGAGGCTACTAATGAGGACCTTTGTCAAGAACTTCATGAATATCGCAGCAGACGTGCTGTTGTGGAGCACTGTGAAACTGATGCTCAA GAAGGTCCAGTCAGTTTTGTCAAAAGTGATGGACTCAAGAGGGGCTTTCAGAGTATAGACTCATCTGATTATCAGATGGATGAAGCTGTATCAG ATGGAAATTCCTCAGAAATTGAGGAAGTAGCAAAAGAATGGGAGCATGCACTTTGGCAGAATACCATGGATAAAGAATTGAATGAGTTAAACAAACGTTTGGAGCAGAAAGAG TCTGAGATGAAACTTTTTGGTGACGTTGATACCGAAGCTCTCAGGCATCACTTCGGGAAGAAAATTATGGAACTTGAAGGAGAGAAAAGGATTGTGCAG CAAGAGAGAGATCGTTTGCTGGCTGAAATAGAGAACCTTGCGGCAAATTCCGATGGACATACTCAGAAAATGCAAGATGGTCATACTCTGAAATTAAAAGCACTCGAAGCTCAG ATTTTAGAGCTtaagaaaaaacaagaaagccaagttgagcttttaaagcaaaaacataaaagtGATGAAGCAGCAAAGCGGCTACAAGCTGAAATTCAGTCTATTAAGGCTCAAAAg GTTCAGTTGCAGAATAAAATCAAACAGGAGGCAGAACAATTTCGACAGTGGAAGGCCTCCCGAGAAAAGGAATTGCTGCAG CTCAAGAAGGAGGGGAGGAAAAATGAGTTTGAGCGACATAAACTTGAAGCACTGAATCAACGCCAGAAAATG GTTCTTCAAAGAAAGACAGAGGAAGCAGCAATTGCTACCAAAAGGCTAAAAGAGTTGCTGGAAGCTCGCAAGTCATCTGCACGTGAAAACTCAg TTAATTCCACTGGATATACGACACCAACTGGGCAG agCAATGAAAAATCTCTGCAAAAGTGGCTTGAACATGAGCTAGAAGTTTCTGCAAATGTGCATGAAGTTCGTTTCAAATATGAAAAGCAAAGCCAAGT aCAAGCTGCATTGGCAGATGAGTTAACCATACTGAAACAAGTGGACCAGCTATCTTTAAACGGGCATAGTCCACAGAGAGGGAAAAATGGACATTCCAG GTTGTCGTCCTTGTCACCAAATGCAAGAATGGAGAGAATAGCTTCTCTGGAGAACATGCTGAACATGTCTTCAAAAGCACTCGTGGAAATGGCTTCTCAACTTTCAGAGGCAGAAGAAAGGGAACGTGCCTTAGTTGGTCGTGGACGTTGGAACCATTTACGCTTTATGGGAGATGCTAAAAATTTGCTTCAATATATGTTCAATGTTGCTGCAGAAACAAG ATTCCAGTTGTGGGAAAAAGATACAGAAATTAAAGAGATCAAAGAGCAACTAAATGACCTCGTAGCTTTACTTAAGCAAAGTGAAGCCCAAAGAAAAGAACTAGTGAAGGAGCAAAGGATGAGAGAGCAGGCTGTTACCATTGCCTTGGCTAGCTCAGCTTCG GGAAGCTCATGGAATTCATCGAAGCACTTTGCAGATGACATGAGTGGACCCTTATCTCCTGTGTCACTTCCAGCACCAAAGCAACTCAAATTTACACCTGGGATTGTTAATGGTTCAGTTCGAGAGTCAGCAGCATTTGTAGACCAGACACGAAAG ATGGTTCCGGTTGGTCACTTGTCAATGAAGAAACTGGCAACTGTAGGACAACCTGGAAAACTCTGGAGGTGGAAGAGGAGCCATCATCAGTGGCTGCTTCAGTTCAAATGGAAGTGGCAAAAGCCATGGAAACTCTCGGAATGGATCAAGCACAGTGATGAGACAATCATGAAGTCTAGACCTCGCCCACAGGTTCTAGTTGATATGATGTGA